One stretch of Ornithinimicrobium ciconiae DNA includes these proteins:
- the pyrH gene encoding UMP kinase, which translates to MGDDAPEGAEPGRRVLLKLSGEAFGGGSVGLDPDVVRGIARQIARAAREGVQIAVVMGGGNFFRGAQLQQRGMDRARADYMGMLGTVMNCLALQDYLEKEGVPTRVQTAITMGQVAEPYIPRRAIRHMEKGRVVIFGAGAGMPYFSTDTVSAQRALEIHCDVVLMSKHGVDGVYTADPRTHPDAVKLETLTYSDALTSNLKVVDAAAFSLCMENGLDMLVFGMGGEDSITRALRGEKIGTLVTAG; encoded by the coding sequence TTGGGCGACGACGCGCCAGAGGGGGCCGAGCCCGGGCGCCGAGTGCTGTTGAAGCTCTCTGGCGAGGCCTTCGGTGGTGGCAGTGTCGGGCTCGACCCGGACGTCGTGCGTGGCATTGCCCGGCAGATCGCCCGGGCTGCGCGCGAGGGCGTGCAGATCGCAGTGGTGATGGGCGGTGGCAACTTCTTCCGCGGTGCCCAGCTGCAGCAGCGCGGGATGGACCGTGCCCGGGCGGACTACATGGGCATGCTCGGCACCGTGATGAACTGCCTGGCGCTGCAGGACTACCTGGAGAAGGAGGGTGTGCCCACCCGCGTCCAGACAGCGATCACCATGGGGCAGGTCGCCGAGCCCTACATCCCGCGCCGGGCGATCCGACACATGGAGAAGGGGCGGGTCGTCATCTTCGGAGCGGGGGCGGGCATGCCCTACTTCTCCACCGACACCGTCTCGGCGCAGCGCGCCCTGGAGATCCACTGTGATGTGGTGCTCATGAGCAAGCACGGCGTGGATGGTGTCTACACCGCTGACCCGCGCACCCACCCCGACGCGGTCAAACTGGAGACGCTCACCTACTCTGATGCCCTGACGAGCAACCTGAAGGTCGTGGACGCTGCCGCGTTCAGCCTGTGCATGGAGAATGGCCTGGACATGCTGGTCTTCGGCATGGGCGGCGAGGACAGCATCACTCGCGCCCTGCGTGGTGAGAAGATCGGCACACTAGTCACGGCCGGGTGA
- a CDS encoding CPBP family glutamic-type intramembrane protease, with the protein MSDVSAVPAARQRFAPAATITVVLSLLGLNLGNHLLGWNSLWLGPVGAVGLIVFARASGLTWHQLGLARSTHAAGLRWGGMFIGAVAAVYLVGVLLPVTRTAFLDVRYHLPPASILFTAFVLIPLGTVLLEEVAFRSVLWGMLARHARMWQVLLGSSLLFGLWHVIPATASADGNAAIGSVFGALGGYATLALIVGTVLFTAVGGLVAGELRRRSGSLLASVGMHWATNGLGVLFGSLAWRLAF; encoded by the coding sequence ATGAGTGATGTGAGCGCCGTGCCTGCTGCCCGCCAGCGGTTTGCTCCGGCTGCCACGATCACGGTGGTGCTCAGCCTGCTGGGTCTGAACCTCGGCAACCACCTCCTCGGCTGGAACTCCTTGTGGCTCGGACCGGTGGGGGCGGTGGGTCTCATCGTCTTCGCTCGAGCCTCCGGACTGACTTGGCATCAGCTGGGTCTGGCCAGGAGCACCCACGCCGCAGGGTTGCGCTGGGGCGGGATGTTCATCGGGGCCGTCGCCGCGGTCTATCTGGTGGGGGTCCTGCTGCCGGTCACCCGCACGGCCTTCCTCGATGTGCGCTACCACTTGCCACCAGCAAGCATCCTGTTCACCGCCTTCGTGCTGATCCCGTTGGGGACGGTCCTGCTCGAGGAGGTCGCCTTCCGTTCGGTGCTGTGGGGCATGCTGGCCCGGCACGCCCGGATGTGGCAGGTGCTGCTGGGGTCCTCGCTGCTGTTCGGGTTGTGGCACGTGATCCCGGCCACGGCTTCAGCGGATGGCAATGCGGCGATCGGATCGGTCTTCGGGGCCCTCGGCGGTTATGCCACGCTTGCTCTGATCGTCGGCACGGTGCTGTTCACGGCGGTGGGTGGGCTGGTGGCGGGCGAGTTGCGGCGCCGCAGCGGCAGCCTGCTCGCCAGCGTCGGGATGCACTGGGCCACCAACGGCCTGGGCGTGCTCTTCGGCTCCCTGGCTTGGCGCCTGGCCTTCTGA
- the tsf gene encoding translation elongation factor Ts, translating into MANYTAADIKALREATGAGMMDVKKALDESDGDTAKATEILRVKGLKGVTKREGRSASNGMVVAHVDGTTGTLVEINCETDFVAKGEKFGELADKVLAQAVATGATDAETLLASELDGQTVQDVLNDANATIGEKIEIRRVARIEGDQVASYLHKTSPDLPAQIGVLVATTGGDAQLGRDVAMHVAAFSPTVLTRDEVAEETVAAERRIAEETAREEGKPEQALPKIVEGRVNGYFKENVLLDQAFAKDPKKSVAQIVKEGGGEVTSFARFKVGV; encoded by the coding sequence ATGGCGAACTACACCGCCGCTGACATCAAGGCCCTGCGCGAGGCAACTGGCGCCGGCATGATGGACGTCAAGAAGGCCCTCGACGAGTCCGACGGCGACACTGCCAAGGCCACCGAGATCCTTCGGGTCAAGGGCCTGAAGGGCGTCACCAAGCGCGAGGGCCGCTCGGCCTCCAACGGCATGGTTGTCGCGCACGTCGACGGCACCACCGGCACCCTCGTCGAGATCAACTGCGAGACGGACTTCGTCGCCAAGGGCGAGAAGTTCGGCGAGCTGGCCGACAAGGTGCTGGCCCAGGCCGTCGCCACCGGCGCGACCGACGCCGAGACGCTGCTGGCCAGCGAGCTCGACGGCCAGACCGTGCAGGACGTGCTCAACGACGCCAACGCGACCATCGGCGAGAAGATCGAGATCCGTCGCGTCGCGCGTATCGAGGGTGACCAGGTCGCGTCCTACCTGCACAAGACCAGCCCCGACCTGCCCGCGCAGATCGGTGTCCTCGTGGCCACCACGGGCGGCGACGCCCAGCTGGGTCGCGACGTCGCGATGCACGTCGCGGCGTTCAGCCCGACCGTGCTGACCCGTGACGAGGTCGCCGAGGAGACCGTCGCTGCAGAGCGCCGGATCGCCGAGGAGACCGCTCGTGAGGAGGGCAAGCCCGAGCAGGCGCTGCCCAAGATCGTCGAGGGTCGCGTCAACGGCTACTTCAAGGAGAACGTCCTGCTCGACCAGGCGTTCGCCAAGGACCCCAAGAAGTCGGTCGCCCAGATCGTCAAGGAGGGCGGCGGGGAGGTCACCTCCTTCGCGCGCTTCAAGGTCGGTGTCTGA
- the rpsB gene encoding 30S ribosomal protein S2, producing the protein MAVVTMRQLLESGVHFGHQTRRWNPKMKRFIMTERNGIYIIDLQQSLTYLNEAYDFVKQTVAHGGTILFVGTKKQAQEAIAEQATRVGMPYVNHRWLGGMLTNFQTVSKRLSRLKELEEIDFDAVAGSGHTKKELLMMRREHQKLDRTLGGIRDMGKVPSAIWVVDTKKEHLAVTEARKLGVPVIAILDTNCDPDEVDYKVPGNDDAIRSVALLTRVMADAVADGLMSRAGGGSSEEGAPAAEPMAEWERELLAGSEETPAAEAATAESTEAPAADATEAAATEAPAAEATEAPATEAPAEAPATEVEAAPADQA; encoded by the coding sequence ATGGCCGTCGTCACCATGCGCCAGCTCCTCGAGAGCGGCGTTCACTTCGGGCACCAGACCCGTCGTTGGAACCCCAAGATGAAGCGCTTCATCATGACCGAGCGCAATGGCATCTACATCATTGACCTGCAGCAGTCGCTGACCTACCTCAACGAGGCCTACGACTTCGTCAAGCAGACGGTTGCCCACGGCGGCACCATCCTGTTCGTCGGCACCAAGAAGCAGGCCCAGGAGGCCATCGCCGAGCAGGCCACCCGCGTGGGCATGCCCTACGTGAACCACCGCTGGCTGGGCGGCATGCTCACCAACTTCCAGACCGTCTCCAAGCGGCTGAGCCGCCTCAAGGAGCTCGAGGAGATCGACTTCGACGCTGTGGCCGGATCCGGGCACACCAAGAAGGAACTCCTCATGATGCGCCGCGAGCACCAGAAGCTCGACCGCACCCTGGGCGGCATCCGCGACATGGGCAAGGTCCCCTCGGCCATCTGGGTCGTCGACACCAAGAAGGAGCACCTGGCCGTCACCGAGGCCCGCAAGCTCGGCGTGCCGGTCATCGCGATCCTGGACACCAACTGCGACCCGGACGAGGTCGACTACAAGGTGCCCGGCAACGACGACGCCATCCGCTCGGTCGCGCTGCTGACCCGGGTCATGGCTGACGCGGTTGCTGACGGACTCATGTCCCGCGCCGGTGGTGGCTCCTCCGAGGAGGGCGCCCCCGCCGCAGAGCCGATGGCCGAGTGGGAGCGCGAGCTCCTCGCCGGGTCCGAGGAGACCCCGGCTGCTGAGGCTGCTACCGCTGAGTCCACCGAGGCTCCTGCCGCTGACGCCACCGAGGCCGCCGCGACCGAGGCTCCTGCCGCTGAGGCCACCGAGGCCCCCGCGACCGAGGCTCCCGCTGAGGCCCCCGCGACCGAGGTAGAGGCCGCGCCGGCCGACCAGGCCTGA
- a CDS encoding pyridoxal phosphate-dependent aminotransferase has translation MRNPLVTRMTGFGTTIFAEMTQAALRYDAVNLGQGFPDTDGPGELLQIAQESIASGLNQYSPGIGMPVLREAIAAHQGRFYDLTVDPETEVLVTVGATEAIAAAILALVEPGEEVVTFEPFYDSYAASIALAGGVRRTVPLRFPDLAVDEAALRAAFGPKTRAVLLNTPHNPTGKVFTRAELELVAALAREHDVVVISDEVYEHLTFDGLTHIPIATLPGMAERTLTISSGGKTFSLTGWKVGWVHGPAELVDAVRAVKQFLTFVGSGPFQPAIAHGLGMPREFFTGFAAELQGKRDILVEALTGVGLPVMPCQGTYFVIADTAPLGVTDAVDFCRRMPQEVGVVGVPVSAFCDDTEPVRTLVRFAFCKREEVLREGAARLSRLHTP, from the coding sequence ATGCGAAATCCACTCGTCACGCGGATGACCGGCTTCGGCACCACGATCTTCGCCGAGATGACCCAGGCGGCCCTGCGCTATGACGCCGTGAACCTCGGGCAGGGCTTCCCGGACACGGACGGACCGGGCGAGTTGCTGCAGATCGCCCAGGAGTCGATCGCGTCCGGGCTCAACCAGTACTCCCCCGGGATCGGTATGCCGGTGCTGCGTGAGGCCATCGCCGCGCACCAGGGACGGTTCTACGACCTGACGGTTGATCCCGAGACCGAGGTGCTGGTCACCGTCGGCGCGACCGAGGCCATCGCGGCCGCCATCCTCGCCCTCGTCGAGCCCGGAGAGGAGGTCGTCACCTTCGAGCCGTTCTATGACTCGTATGCCGCCTCGATCGCCCTGGCCGGTGGGGTGCGCCGGACCGTGCCCCTGCGCTTTCCTGACCTCGCCGTCGACGAGGCCGCGCTGCGTGCCGCTTTCGGTCCGAAGACCCGGGCGGTGCTGCTCAATACGCCGCACAACCCGACGGGCAAGGTGTTCACCCGCGCCGAGCTCGAGCTGGTGGCCGCCCTGGCCCGGGAGCACGACGTGGTGGTGATCTCCGACGAGGTCTATGAGCACCTGACCTTTGACGGACTCACCCACATCCCGATCGCGACGCTGCCGGGCATGGCGGAGCGGACCCTGACGATCAGCTCGGGCGGGAAGACCTTCTCACTGACCGGTTGGAAGGTCGGTTGGGTGCACGGGCCGGCAGAACTGGTCGACGCGGTCCGGGCCGTGAAACAGTTCCTCACCTTTGTCGGCTCGGGTCCGTTCCAGCCGGCGATCGCCCACGGGCTCGGGATGCCCAGGGAGTTCTTCACGGGGTTCGCTGCCGAGCTGCAGGGCAAGCGAGACATCCTGGTGGAGGCCCTGACCGGCGTGGGGCTACCCGTGATGCCCTGCCAGGGCACCTATTTCGTGATCGCTGACACGGCGCCGCTCGGCGTCACCGATGCGGTCGACTTCTGCCGGCGGATGCCGCAGGAGGTCGGTGTCGTCGGGGTGCCGGTGTCGGCCTTCTGCGACGACACCGAGCCGGTCCGCACCCTGGTCCGGTTTGCATTCTGCAAGCGCGAAGAGGTGCTGCGCGAGGGCGCGGCACGGCTGTCCCGCCTGCACACGCCCTGA
- a CDS encoding YbdD/YjiX family protein yields the protein MPSPAVESKVQAAGDGQAPAPLETATPRRSARLSVGPSGDSWWARARWLVKGVLGENAYQAYLAHHERSGCAAPALSERDYWRSRTDWQERNPQGRCC from the coding sequence GTGCCCAGTCCCGCCGTGGAGAGCAAGGTCCAGGCAGCCGGAGACGGTCAGGCACCGGCGCCGCTCGAGACAGCAACACCGCGCCGCTCGGCGAGGCTCTCGGTCGGACCGTCCGGCGACAGCTGGTGGGCCCGTGCCCGCTGGCTGGTGAAGGGCGTGCTGGGCGAGAACGCCTACCAGGCCTACCTCGCACACCACGAGCGCTCCGGGTGTGCCGCCCCCGCCCTGTCCGAGCGTGACTACTGGCGCTCGCGGACTGACTGGCAGGAACGCAATCCTCAGGGGCGATGCTGCTAG
- a CDS encoding carbon starvation CstA family protein — protein MSVDSTEMPPVSLTDEQVEAEQRRWTPMRIAVWAAIAVLGGVAWVMLAVVRGETINAIWFVFAAVCTYLIAYRFYATYIEKKITQPDDNRATPAEYKENGQDYMPTDRRVLYGHHFAAIAGAGPLVGPVLAAQLGYLPGTIWIILGVVLAGAVQDYLVLFFSMRRGGRSLGQMARDELGRVGGTAALLATLMIMIIIVAILALVVVNALGESPWGVFSVGMTIPIALFMGVYLRYLRPGKVSEVSIIGFVLLILVIVAGGWVADTSWGVDWFTLDRTTISWGIIIYGFIAAVLPVWLLLAPRDYLSTFMKVGTIVMLAVAIILVRPEITVPALSEFAGRSDAPVVAGPLFPFLFVTIACGALSGFHALIASGTTPKLIEKERQTKFIGYGGMLMESFVAIMALVAAISIDRGIYFAMNVSAAATQGTVEGAVAYVNGLGLTGVNLTAEMLETAAANVGEESIVSRTGGAPTLALGLSHIMQQLIGGTSMMSFWYHFAIMFEALFILTAVDAGTRVARFMLQDSLGNFWPRFKDTSWRTGAWVCTAVMVAGWGAILIMGVTDPLGGINTLFPLFGIANQLLAALALSICLAIAARQNRKALWIIALPLAFATVVTTVASLHKIFSSVPAVGYWAQHQAFKDALDRGETSFGTAGSVEAMEAVVRNTFIQGTLSIVFVVLTLIVIAAALIATVKSVRSGGAPTTEDEFTQSRIYAPAGFLATEAEKDLEAQWATFLSEHPVERVRGHH, from the coding sequence ATGAGTGTGGACTCGACGGAAATGCCCCCCGTCAGCCTCACCGACGAGCAGGTGGAGGCCGAACAGCGGCGCTGGACTCCGATGCGCATCGCGGTCTGGGCCGCGATCGCCGTCCTGGGAGGCGTTGCCTGGGTCATGCTCGCGGTGGTGCGCGGCGAGACCATCAACGCGATCTGGTTCGTCTTCGCGGCGGTCTGTACCTACCTGATCGCCTATCGGTTCTACGCGACCTACATCGAGAAGAAGATCACCCAACCCGACGACAACCGGGCCACACCGGCGGAGTACAAGGAGAACGGGCAGGACTACATGCCCACCGACCGCCGGGTGCTCTACGGGCACCACTTCGCGGCGATCGCCGGTGCAGGTCCGCTCGTCGGCCCCGTGCTGGCTGCGCAGCTCGGATATCTGCCCGGCACCATCTGGATCATCCTCGGTGTCGTGCTCGCGGGGGCCGTGCAGGACTACCTCGTCCTGTTCTTCTCGATGCGACGTGGTGGTCGCTCCCTGGGCCAGATGGCCCGCGACGAGCTCGGCCGGGTCGGCGGCACCGCTGCCCTGCTGGCAACGCTCATGATCATGATCATCATCGTGGCCATCCTGGCCCTGGTGGTCGTCAACGCCCTCGGCGAGAGCCCCTGGGGTGTCTTCTCTGTCGGTATGACGATCCCGATCGCCCTGTTCATGGGCGTCTACCTGCGCTACCTGCGTCCGGGCAAGGTCTCTGAGGTCTCGATCATCGGGTTTGTGCTGCTCATCCTGGTCATCGTCGCCGGCGGATGGGTGGCCGACACCAGCTGGGGTGTCGACTGGTTCACCCTGGACCGCACCACCATCTCGTGGGGCATCATCATCTACGGTTTCATCGCCGCGGTACTACCGGTGTGGCTGTTGCTCGCGCCGCGCGACTACCTGTCGACCTTCATGAAGGTCGGCACCATCGTGATGCTCGCCGTCGCCATCATCCTGGTGCGCCCCGAGATCACCGTGCCCGCGCTCAGTGAGTTCGCCGGTCGCTCCGATGCGCCCGTGGTCGCCGGGCCGTTGTTCCCGTTCCTGTTCGTGACCATCGCCTGTGGTGCACTCTCAGGTTTCCACGCGCTGATCGCCTCGGGCACCACGCCGAAACTGATCGAGAAGGAGCGCCAGACCAAGTTCATCGGCTACGGCGGCATGCTCATGGAGTCCTTCGTGGCGATCATGGCGCTCGTCGCGGCGATCTCGATCGACCGCGGCATCTACTTCGCGATGAACGTCTCGGCCGCTGCCACGCAGGGCACGGTCGAGGGCGCCGTCGCCTATGTCAACGGCCTCGGGCTCACCGGCGTGAACCTGACCGCCGAGATGTTGGAGACCGCAGCGGCCAACGTGGGCGAGGAGAGCATCGTCTCGCGCACGGGCGGTGCTCCGACGCTGGCCCTGGGGCTGTCGCACATCATGCAGCAGCTCATCGGCGGCACCAGCATGATGAGCTTTTGGTATCACTTCGCAATCATGTTTGAAGCGCTGTTCATCCTCACCGCAGTCGACGCCGGCACCCGGGTGGCGCGGTTCATGCTGCAGGACAGCCTCGGCAACTTCTGGCCCCGCTTCAAGGACACCTCATGGCGCACCGGAGCCTGGGTCTGCACAGCGGTGATGGTGGCCGGGTGGGGAGCGATCCTCATCATGGGAGTGACAGATCCCCTCGGAGGGATCAATACGTTGTTCCCGTTGTTTGGCATCGCCAACCAGTTGCTCGCTGCACTGGCACTGTCGATCTGTCTCGCCATCGCGGCCCGGCAGAACCGCAAGGCACTGTGGATCATCGCCCTGCCGCTGGCCTTCGCCACCGTGGTGACCACCGTGGCCTCGCTGCACAAGATCTTCAGCTCTGTGCCCGCGGTGGGCTACTGGGCCCAGCACCAGGCTTTCAAGGACGCGCTGGACCGAGGCGAGACCAGCTTTGGCACCGCCGGATCCGTCGAGGCCATGGAGGCGGTGGTCCGCAACACCTTCATCCAGGGCACGCTGTCAATCGTGTTCGTCGTGCTGACACTCATCGTCATCGCGGCGGCGCTCATCGCCACCGTCAAGTCCGTCCGCAGTGGAGGTGCCCCCACCACCGAGGATGAGTTCACCCAGTCCAGGATCTACGCCCCGGCCGGCTTCCTGGCCACCGAGGCGGAGAAGGATCTGGAGGCACAGTGGGCCACCTTCCTCTCGGAGCACCCGGTCGAGCGCGTGCGGGGGCACCACTAA
- a CDS encoding tyrosine recombinase XerC: MPTSPRPASGQRQQESTATAAPVVPEDVLADFRRHLEAERNRSEHTVRAYLGDITAMSEALAAAGVTGLPDTTLADLRSWLGDQAEGGASASTIARRSAAARTFFRWAKRTGLVETDPALRLGAPRKGRTLPGVLKQSEASDLMEIAAVAADDDDPIHLRNRAILELLYASGVRVGELTGLDVDDVDLAGQVARVLGKGNKERTVPFGAPAGEALRTWLDRGRTALVTGESGPALFLGRRGRRVDQRQVRTVVHDLLTHVPDAADLGPHGLRHSAATHLLEGGADLRTVQELLGHSSLATTQIYTHVSVDRLRAAYRQAHPRA; encoded by the coding sequence GTGCCGACCTCGCCTCGCCCCGCCTCGGGACAGCGCCAGCAGGAGTCCACAGCGACCGCCGCCCCGGTGGTCCCTGAGGATGTGCTGGCTGACTTCCGGCGGCACCTGGAGGCAGAACGCAATCGCTCAGAGCACACCGTCCGCGCCTATCTCGGTGACATCACCGCGATGTCTGAGGCACTTGCCGCGGCGGGAGTCACCGGCCTGCCCGACACCACCCTTGCCGACCTGCGTTCCTGGCTCGGTGACCAGGCTGAGGGCGGGGCGTCGGCCTCGACCATCGCCCGCCGGTCCGCGGCGGCTCGCACCTTCTTCCGGTGGGCCAAGCGCACTGGCCTGGTGGAGACCGACCCCGCCCTGCGACTGGGAGCACCGCGCAAGGGCCGGACGCTGCCCGGTGTCCTGAAGCAGAGTGAGGCCAGCGACCTGATGGAGATCGCTGCCGTCGCAGCAGACGATGACGACCCCATCCACCTGCGCAACCGGGCCATCCTTGAGCTCCTCTATGCCAGCGGCGTCCGAGTCGGTGAGCTCACCGGGCTAGACGTCGATGACGTCGACCTTGCCGGTCAGGTGGCCCGCGTGCTGGGCAAGGGCAACAAGGAACGCACCGTGCCGTTCGGTGCCCCGGCCGGCGAGGCCCTGCGCACCTGGCTGGACCGAGGCAGGACCGCCCTGGTGACCGGCGAGTCCGGCCCGGCGCTGTTTCTCGGACGGCGCGGCCGCCGCGTCGACCAACGACAGGTGCGCACCGTGGTCCATGACCTGCTGACCCACGTCCCCGACGCTGCGGACCTTGGTCCGCACGGGCTGCGGCACAGCGCGGCGACCCACCTGCTCGAGGGCGGCGCGGACCTGCGCACCGTCCAGGAACTGCTGGGGCACTCGAGCCTGGCGACCACCCAGATCTACACGCACGTGTCGGTCGACCGGCTTCGAGCGGCCTACCGTCAGGCCCACCCGCGCGCCTGA
- a CDS encoding murein hydrolase activator EnvC family protein: MSGQLQGVLAGAVAAVIALSGAVSPGISHPGEREVQEQDPGVEDVEDVEEIADIVVTVANVGGALGVTASAGLATAYDTAVADVRPRGSWQWPLPGQPEVVKAFDPPDRPWLPGHRGIDLVGTQAAPVLAVDDGTVSYSGRIAGIGIVSVTHPNGIRSTYQPVTDRIAEGRDVRAGDQIGHLGDIGSHCLVRLCLHLGAVRGERTYLDPLQFIQPRELTLLPHGD; the protein is encoded by the coding sequence ATGAGTGGCCAGCTGCAGGGTGTGCTCGCGGGAGCCGTGGCCGCCGTGATCGCCCTCAGCGGTGCCGTGTCGCCGGGGATTTCTCACCCTGGTGAGCGGGAGGTGCAGGAGCAGGACCCTGGCGTCGAGGACGTCGAGGACGTCGAGGAGATCGCGGACATCGTGGTCACCGTCGCCAACGTGGGCGGAGCGCTGGGTGTCACCGCCTCGGCAGGTCTTGCCACGGCATACGACACAGCCGTTGCGGACGTGCGACCCCGGGGGAGTTGGCAGTGGCCGCTGCCGGGCCAGCCGGAGGTCGTCAAGGCCTTCGACCCACCGGACCGGCCTTGGCTGCCTGGCCACCGAGGCATCGATCTGGTCGGCACCCAGGCTGCGCCGGTGCTGGCCGTGGACGACGGGACAGTGAGCTATAGCGGGCGCATTGCCGGCATCGGCATCGTGTCGGTCACGCACCCGAACGGGATCCGCAGCACCTACCAGCCGGTGACCGACCGGATCGCCGAGGGACGGGACGTGCGCGCCGGTGATCAGATCGGCCACCTGGGTGACATCGGCAGCCACTGCCTCGTGAGGCTGTGCCTGCACCTGGGAGCGGTCCGGGGTGAGCGGACCTACCTGGATCCGCTGCAGTTTATCCAACCACGTGAGCTGACCCTGCTCCCGCACGGTGACTGA
- the dprA gene encoding DNA-processing protein DprA: MRTLPGVTDERTARLAWARLAEPLDSVATALIDSFGFLGALDIVRRGGVGPSGKVVDRFTARLDTLSIERDAEILDRLGARVLVPGEPEWPTALDDLEVPPWALWVRGPLEVTDLADRSVAIVGARASTAYGNHVSAEIAAGTAARGFTVVSGAAFGIDAAAHRAALAVEASTVAVLAGGVDRPYPSAHSELLREIARAGAVISEVPPGSAPTRSRFLARNRLIAALATGTVVIEAGLRSGARHTLNAAVRLGRPVAAVPGPVTSMVSAGCHQAIREQLAVLVTDAAEVIDLLGQIGTEDLAPAKRGPTRVEDDLDPVTRQVWGTLAPFRSKSVEEVTVQAGLSAGEVLGALGELQGRGLAELRLDGWGRA, encoded by the coding sequence ATGAGGACTCTGCCCGGTGTGACGGATGAGCGCACGGCCCGACTGGCCTGGGCCCGTCTCGCCGAGCCCCTCGACTCGGTGGCCACGGCGCTGATCGACAGCTTCGGCTTCCTGGGTGCCCTTGACATCGTCCGGCGCGGAGGCGTCGGCCCCTCCGGCAAGGTGGTGGACCGGTTCACTGCTCGCCTCGACACACTGAGCATCGAGCGTGACGCCGAGATCCTGGACCGCCTCGGAGCCCGCGTGCTGGTGCCGGGTGAACCCGAGTGGCCGACAGCCCTGGACGACCTCGAGGTGCCGCCGTGGGCGCTGTGGGTGCGGGGCCCTCTCGAGGTGACCGACCTGGCCGACCGCAGCGTGGCCATCGTCGGAGCCCGGGCCAGCACGGCCTACGGCAATCACGTGTCCGCTGAGATCGCGGCAGGGACGGCCGCTCGTGGGTTCACCGTCGTCTCGGGGGCGGCGTTCGGCATCGATGCAGCGGCGCACCGCGCGGCCCTGGCTGTCGAGGCGTCCACGGTCGCGGTGCTGGCTGGAGGGGTGGACCGGCCCTATCCGAGCGCGCACTCGGAGCTGCTGCGCGAGATTGCCCGAGCCGGTGCCGTCATCAGCGAGGTGCCCCCAGGGTCGGCCCCCACGCGCAGCAGGTTCCTGGCACGCAACAGGCTCATCGCCGCGCTCGCGACCGGCACCGTGGTGATCGAGGCCGGACTGCGCTCCGGTGCCCGCCACACGCTCAACGCGGCTGTTCGTCTGGGACGTCCCGTGGCGGCCGTCCCCGGACCTGTGACCTCCATGGTCTCGGCCGGCTGCCACCAGGCGATCCGGGAGCAGCTGGCGGTCCTGGTGACCGATGCCGCCGAGGTGATCGACCTGCTTGGTCAGATCGGGACCGAGGACCTCGCCCCGGCCAAGAGGGGACCGACGCGCGTGGAGGACGATCTCGATCCGGTGACGCGGCAGGTCTGGGGCACGCTCGCCCCGTTCCGGTCCAAGTCCGTGGAAGAAGTCACCGTGCAGGCGGGACTGTCGGCGGGTGAGGTCCTCGGGGCCCTCGGCGAGCTCCAAGGGCGCGGTCTGGCTGAGTTGCGGCTCGACGGGTGGGGGCGGGCATGA